In Pseudoduganella albidiflava, a single window of DNA contains:
- the recN gene encoding DNA repair protein RecN, with product MLRTLSIRDFVIVDSIELEFSAGFTVFTGETGAGKSILIDALTLALGGRGDASVVREGAAKADITADFAITDAARQWLEANECASEDGGALLRRVIDNAGRSKAYINGIAATAAQLRELGDLLVDIHGQHAHQSLLKTDAQRELLDSQASANGKEVATAYKAWRALAKQLEEFETNAANVLLERERLEWQVGELDKLAPKPGEWAEIGNEHSRLSHAASLLEGAQEALAAISESDEQPIVSQLSSLNQKLAKLVSVDAEMQPIVDLIESARIQLQESAYALNTYLDKVELDPDRLREVDARMEALHSSARKFRVDPDDLPAEHARLAAQLNQLADATDIEGLRKQEAKLKEDYLAVARKLSATRAAAARALSDAVTRAMQDLNMTGGRFEVALHPCEPSAKGLEQVEFLVAGHAGVAPRPLAKVASGGELARISLAISVITSNATTVPTLIFDEVDSGIGGGVAEVVGRLLKRLGQERQVLCVTHLPQVASQGNSHFQVAKSTLANGKTASRIEVLDAKARVEEVARMLGGLEITATTRKHARELLAS from the coding sequence ATGCTGCGTACATTGTCCATCCGCGATTTCGTCATTGTCGATTCCATCGAACTGGAATTTTCCGCCGGCTTCACGGTGTTCACGGGCGAAACAGGCGCCGGCAAGTCGATCCTGATCGATGCGCTCACCCTCGCGCTGGGCGGGCGGGGCGATGCGAGCGTGGTGCGCGAAGGCGCGGCCAAGGCCGACATCACGGCCGATTTCGCCATCACCGACGCGGCGCGGCAATGGCTGGAAGCGAACGAGTGCGCCTCCGAGGATGGCGGCGCGCTGCTGCGCCGCGTGATCGACAACGCCGGCCGCTCGAAGGCCTACATCAACGGCATCGCCGCCACGGCGGCCCAGCTGCGCGAGCTGGGCGACCTGCTGGTGGATATCCACGGCCAGCATGCCCACCAGTCGCTGCTCAAGACGGATGCGCAGCGCGAACTGCTCGACAGCCAGGCCAGCGCGAACGGCAAGGAAGTGGCCACCGCCTACAAGGCCTGGCGCGCGCTGGCCAAGCAGCTGGAGGAATTCGAAACCAACGCCGCCAATGTCCTGCTCGAACGCGAGCGGCTGGAATGGCAGGTCGGCGAACTGGACAAGCTGGCGCCGAAGCCGGGCGAATGGGCCGAGATCGGCAACGAGCACAGCCGGCTGTCGCACGCGGCCAGCCTGCTCGAAGGCGCGCAGGAAGCGCTCGCCGCCATTTCCGAGTCGGACGAGCAGCCGATCGTGTCGCAACTGTCGTCGCTGAACCAGAAGCTGGCCAAGCTGGTGTCCGTGGATGCCGAAATGCAGCCCATCGTCGACCTGATCGAATCGGCCCGCATCCAGCTGCAGGAATCGGCCTATGCGCTGAACACCTACCTCGACAAGGTGGAGCTGGACCCGGATCGCCTGCGCGAAGTGGATGCAAGGATGGAAGCGCTGCATTCGTCGGCCCGCAAGTTCCGCGTCGACCCCGACGACCTGCCGGCCGAACACGCCCGCCTGGCTGCGCAGCTGAACCAGCTGGCCGATGCCACCGACATCGAAGGCTTGCGCAAGCAGGAAGCAAAGCTGAAGGAAGACTACCTGGCGGTGGCCCGCAAGCTGTCCGCCACGCGCGCCGCCGCGGCGCGGGCCTTGAGCGATGCGGTCACCCGGGCGATGCAGGACCTGAACATGACAGGCGGACGCTTCGAAGTGGCACTGCATCCATGCGAACCGTCGGCCAAGGGCCTCGAACAGGTGGAGTTCCTGGTGGCCGGCCACGCCGGCGTGGCGCCGCGCCCGCTGGCCAAGGTGGCGTCCGGCGGCGAACTGGCGCGTATCTCGCTCGCCATTTCCGTCATCACATCGAACGCCACCACCGTGCCCACGCTGATCTTCGACGAGGTCGACAGCGGCATCGGCGGCGGTGTCGCCGAAGTGGTGGGCCGGCTGCTGAAGCGCCTGGGCCAGGAGCGGCAGGTACTGTGCGTGACCCACCTGCCGCAGGTGGCCAGCCAGGGCAACA
- a CDS encoding NAD kinase has protein sequence MPATPAMYNTIALVVRPNTAGIEDSVRDVLAFLRDGGFSVVFETDTAAHLNMPEIPAMSAQGIGEKCDCAIVMGGDGTMLGIARQLAPFEVPLIGINQGRLGFMTDIPLEGMLPVLGRILAGTHKAERRTLLEGRVLRDGKAIHVGLAVNDVVVARGAGSGMVELRVDVDDHFMYNQRSDGLIVSTPTGSTAYALSAGGPLLHPTLGGIVLVPIAPHALSNRPIVLPDSSEIVIEINRGRDITVNFDMQTFASLMPQDRIHIRRSPHAITFLHPEGWSYYNTLREKLHWNEYPSTDGKI, from the coding sequence ATGCCCGCCACCCCTGCCATGTACAACACGATCGCGCTGGTCGTCCGGCCCAACACGGCCGGCATCGAAGATTCCGTGCGCGATGTCCTCGCTTTCCTGCGCGACGGCGGCTTCAGTGTCGTGTTTGAAACGGATACGGCCGCCCACCTGAACATGCCCGAGATCCCCGCGATGAGCGCGCAGGGCATCGGCGAAAAATGCGATTGCGCGATCGTGATGGGCGGCGATGGCACCATGCTGGGCATCGCCCGCCAGCTGGCGCCGTTCGAGGTGCCGCTGATCGGCATCAACCAGGGCCGGCTCGGCTTCATGACCGATATCCCGCTGGAAGGCATGCTGCCCGTGCTGGGCCGCATCCTGGCCGGCACGCACAAGGCCGAGCGCCGCACCCTGCTGGAAGGGCGCGTGCTGCGCGATGGCAAGGCGATCCACGTCGGCCTGGCCGTCAACGACGTGGTGGTGGCGCGCGGCGCCGGTTCCGGCATGGTGGAATTGCGCGTCGATGTCGACGATCACTTCATGTACAACCAGCGTTCGGACGGCCTGATCGTTTCCACCCCCACCGGCTCCACCGCCTACGCGCTGTCGGCCGGCGGGCCGCTGCTGCACCCCACGCTGGGCGGCATCGTGCTGGTGCCGATCGCGCCGCACGCGCTGTCGAACCGCCCGATCGTGCTGCCCGATTCCAGCGAGATCGTCATCGAGATCAACCGCGGGCGCGACATCACCGTGAACTTCGACATGCAGACGTTCGCCAGCCTGATGCCGCAAGACCGCATCCACATCCGCCGTTCGCCGCACGCGATCACCTTCCTGCATCCGGAAGGCTGGAGCTACTACAACACGCTGCGCGAAAAACTGCACTGGAACGAGTACCCGTCCACGGACGGAAAAATCTAA